A genomic region of Xanthomonas campestris pv. phormiicola contains the following coding sequences:
- a CDS encoding peptidoglycan DD-metalloendopeptidase family protein, translating to MAGTVLLLIATVALAQNPREAERRLEKVRGELKSVAEERRQLEGKRGDAARQLREADEKVASTGRSLAQTQQALQQHQQTLAELERKRDTLRNGLVRQRAELAQLLRAAYAIGGNAPLKLLLAQDRVADANRLLAYHRYLQRERAQRIAALTHELQALQQVQREVAAKQQQLSAAQRQQQEQAAALQRDRKQRASLVSELDERYQDRSEREKALGQDAKALETLLANLRAAAARAEAERRAAARRAAAEQAAQAKAAAKNPSRGGSKVPPKVVASAPALKVGGLGWPLSGDLIARYGGKLPDGRTSNGVLIAAPAGSTITAVADGTVVFSDWMTGYGMILIVDHGNGYMSLYAHNDTLLRDPGARVKRGDAVAKVGNSGGQGRPALYFELRRNGQPVDPSSWLQRR from the coding sequence CTGGCGGGGACGGTGCTGCTGCTGATCGCGACCGTGGCGCTGGCGCAGAACCCGCGCGAGGCCGAGCGCCGCCTGGAGAAGGTGCGTGGCGAACTGAAGAGCGTGGCCGAGGAGCGGCGCCAGCTGGAAGGCAAGCGCGGCGATGCCGCGCGCCAGCTGCGCGAGGCCGACGAGAAGGTGGCCAGCACCGGGCGCAGCCTGGCGCAGACCCAGCAGGCGCTGCAGCAACACCAGCAGACCCTGGCCGAACTGGAACGCAAGCGCGACACGCTGCGCAACGGCCTGGTGCGGCAGCGCGCCGAGCTGGCGCAGCTGCTGCGCGCGGCCTATGCGATCGGCGGCAATGCACCATTGAAGCTGCTGCTGGCGCAGGACCGGGTGGCCGACGCCAACCGCCTGCTGGCCTATCACCGCTATCTGCAGCGCGAGCGCGCGCAGCGGATCGCCGCACTGACCCATGAGTTGCAGGCGCTGCAACAGGTGCAGCGCGAGGTGGCGGCAAAACAGCAACAGCTCAGCGCAGCGCAGCGCCAGCAGCAGGAACAGGCAGCGGCGCTGCAGCGCGATCGCAAGCAGCGCGCCAGCCTGGTATCCGAACTGGACGAGCGCTACCAGGACCGCAGCGAGCGCGAGAAGGCGCTGGGCCAGGACGCCAAGGCGCTGGAGACGTTGCTGGCCAATCTGCGTGCGGCGGCGGCGCGGGCCGAGGCCGAGCGGCGTGCGGCCGCCAGGCGCGCGGCGGCCGAGCAGGCCGCGCAGGCCAAGGCCGCAGCGAAGAATCCGTCGCGCGGCGGCAGCAAGGTGCCGCCCAAGGTGGTGGCCTCGGCGCCGGCGCTGAAGGTCGGCGGCCTGGGCTGGCCGTTGTCCGGCGACCTGATCGCGCGCTACGGCGGCAAGCTGCCCGATGGGCGCACCAGCAACGGCGTGCTGATCGCCGCGCCGGCCGGCAGCACCATCACCGCGGTGGCCGACGGCACGGTGGTGTTCTCCGACTGGATGACCGGGTACGGCATGATCCTGATCGTGGACCACGGCAACGGCTACATGAGCCTGTACGCGCACAACGACACGCTGTTGCGCGATCCCGGCGCGCGGGTCAAGCGCGGCGATGCGGTGGCCAAGGTCGGCAATTCCGGCGGGCAAGGGCGCCCGGCACTGTATTTCGAATTGCGCCGCAACGGCCAGCCGGTGGATCCGTCGTCGTGGCTGCAGCGGCGCTGA
- a CDS encoding S41 family peptidase codes for MRVVLSAALLLALAPLPSMAQSAGEQTPSASTASADDPDATESATSRVPLDEIRRYVAVYNAVKEAYVDPVDDKKLMQSAIRGLLLDLDPHSTYFSKEDAEAFDEQATGAYDGIGVELLQLPDNTLKVVSPIDDTPAARAGVRSGDIIVAIDGKPISAVKAMEPLRGESGSKVVLTIVREKVDKPFDVTLTRQTIRVASVRSRMLEPGYGYIRISTFQADTGADFHKQLQQLQAQSGGKLRGLVLDLRSNPGGLLTAAVQVADDLLDKGTIVTTRGRISVSDSKFDATPGDLLNGAPMVALVDAGSASASEVLAGALRDNKRARIVGSRTFGKGSVQTVLPLDNGDSVKLTTARYYTPSGKSIQASGIVPDVVLRPEESKEDADKPAVLADYSEATLPGHLHGDDEGAEGYSAGDVLPGDAPIVQALAELKQPGAVARAAAAKQVRPKAKPAAAPASAKKPPAPAASAPQQSPAQAEPGKTTEPSKSEPALPPSGS; via the coding sequence ATGCGCGTAGTTCTGTCCGCTGCCCTGTTGCTTGCTCTGGCGCCGCTGCCGTCGATGGCGCAGAGCGCCGGCGAACAGACGCCCTCGGCCTCCACCGCCAGTGCCGACGATCCGGACGCCACCGAATCGGCCACCTCGCGCGTGCCACTGGACGAGATCCGCCGCTACGTGGCGGTGTACAACGCGGTGAAGGAAGCCTACGTCGATCCGGTCGACGACAAGAAACTGATGCAGTCGGCGATCCGCGGCCTGCTGCTCGACCTGGATCCGCACAGCACCTATTTCAGCAAGGAAGACGCCGAGGCCTTCGACGAACAGGCCACCGGCGCCTACGACGGCATCGGCGTGGAACTGCTGCAGCTGCCGGACAACACGCTCAAGGTGGTGTCGCCGATCGACGACACCCCGGCCGCGCGCGCCGGCGTGCGCTCGGGCGACATCATCGTCGCCATCGACGGCAAGCCGATCAGCGCGGTCAAGGCGATGGAGCCGCTGCGCGGCGAGTCGGGCAGCAAGGTGGTGCTGACCATCGTTCGCGAGAAGGTGGACAAGCCGTTCGACGTGACCCTGACCCGGCAGACCATCCGCGTGGCCAGCGTGCGCAGCCGCATGCTCGAGCCGGGCTACGGCTACATCCGCATCAGCACCTTCCAGGCCGATACCGGCGCGGACTTCCACAAGCAGCTGCAGCAGTTGCAGGCGCAGTCCGGCGGCAAGCTGCGCGGCCTGGTGCTGGACCTGCGCAGCAATCCCGGCGGCCTGTTGACCGCGGCGGTGCAGGTGGCCGACGACCTGCTCGACAAGGGCACCATCGTGACCACGCGCGGGCGCATCTCGGTCAGCGATTCCAAGTTCGACGCCACGCCCGGCGATCTGCTCAACGGTGCGCCGATGGTCGCGCTGGTCGATGCCGGATCGGCCAGCGCCTCGGAAGTGCTGGCCGGTGCGCTGCGCGACAACAAGCGCGCGCGCATCGTCGGCAGCCGCACCTTCGGCAAGGGTTCGGTGCAGACCGTGCTGCCGCTGGACAACGGCGATTCGGTCAAGCTGACCACGGCGCGCTACTACACGCCCAGCGGCAAGTCGATCCAGGCCAGCGGCATCGTGCCGGACGTGGTGCTGCGCCCGGAAGAGAGCAAGGAGGACGCGGACAAGCCGGCCGTGTTGGCCGACTACAGCGAAGCGACGCTGCCCGGCCACCTGCATGGCGACGACGAAGGCGCCGAAGGCTACAGCGCCGGCGACGTGCTGCCCGGCGATGCGCCGATCGTGCAGGCGTTGGCCGAACTGAAGCAGCCCGGCGCGGTCGCCAGGGCCGCTGCGGCCAAGCAGGTCCGACCGAAAGCCAAGCCGGCCGCAGCGCCGGCATCGGCGAAGAAGCCGCCCGCACCGGCGGCTTCCGCGCCGCAGCAGTCGCCGGCCCAGGCCGAGCCCGGCAAGACGACCGAACCGAGCAAGAGCGAACCCGCGCTACCGCCGTCGGGTTCCTGA
- a CDS encoding D-2-hydroxyacid dehydrogenase family protein, producing the protein MRILIADDYQDTVRQLPCFQRLQAHAVDVLTAPLHDRAAFVARAAPAEALVLIRERTHIDAALLAQLPNLRLISQTGKIGAHIDLAACTAHGIAVSEGAGSPIAPAELTWALVMAASRRLPAYRDALHAGHWQATGDARLGRSLHGRTLGVWSYGKIGRRVAAYGRAFGLRVLIWGGESSCAQARADGFEVAASRASLFADSDVLSLHRRLVAATRHQIVLDDLLRMKPDALLVNTSRAELLAPGALLAALDAGRPGQAALDVFEHEPVLNPQHPLLRHPRVLATPHLGYVEQASYELYFGTAFDNLLAFAAGAPQCLANPEVLATSSG; encoded by the coding sequence ATGCGGATCCTGATCGCGGACGACTACCAGGACACGGTCCGGCAGCTGCCCTGCTTTCAGCGCCTGCAGGCGCACGCCGTCGATGTACTGACCGCGCCACTGCACGATCGCGCGGCCTTCGTCGCGCGCGCCGCGCCGGCCGAGGCGCTGGTGCTGATCCGCGAACGCACCCACATCGATGCCGCGCTGCTGGCGCAGCTGCCGAACCTGCGCCTGATCAGCCAGACCGGCAAGATCGGCGCACACATCGACCTGGCCGCATGCACCGCACACGGGATCGCGGTGAGCGAGGGGGCCGGCTCACCGATCGCGCCGGCGGAGCTGACCTGGGCGCTGGTGATGGCGGCCAGTCGGCGGCTGCCCGCTTATCGCGATGCATTGCACGCCGGCCACTGGCAAGCCACCGGCGACGCGCGCCTGGGACGCAGCCTGCACGGCCGGACCCTGGGCGTGTGGAGCTACGGCAAGATCGGTCGCCGCGTGGCCGCGTATGGCCGCGCATTCGGCCTGCGCGTGCTGATCTGGGGCGGCGAGAGTTCCTGTGCGCAGGCGCGTGCGGACGGATTCGAGGTGGCGGCAAGCCGCGCGTCGCTGTTCGCCGACAGCGACGTACTCAGTTTGCACCGGCGCCTGGTCGCCGCGACCCGGCACCAGATCGTGCTCGACGACCTGCTGCGGATGAAGCCCGACGCGCTGCTGGTCAATACCAGCCGCGCCGAGTTGCTCGCGCCCGGCGCGCTGCTGGCGGCGCTGGACGCCGGGCGTCCGGGACAGGCGGCGCTGGACGTGTTCGAGCACGAACCGGTGCTCAATCCGCAGCACCCGTTGCTGCGCCACCCGCGGGTGCTGGCGACGCCGCACCTGGGTTATGTCGAGCAAGCCAGCTACGAACTGTACTTCGGCACGGCCTTCGACAACCTGCTGGCCTTCGCCGCCGGCGCGCCGCAATGCCTGGCCAACCCCGAGGTGCTGGCGACGTCATCGGGCTGA
- a CDS encoding DUF1820 family protein: MAKSLYKVTFLNHGKVYELYAQHVGSSHLWGFSEIGGLVFDLHDGLVVDPTEERLREEFGDTKMLHLPMQSIVRIEEVDKKGQSAIRDAATGEKVITPFPMPGKPR, translated from the coding sequence ATGGCCAAGTCCCTGTACAAAGTGACGTTCCTCAACCACGGCAAGGTGTACGAGCTGTACGCGCAGCATGTGGGCAGCAGTCACCTGTGGGGCTTCAGCGAGATCGGCGGGCTGGTGTTCGACCTGCACGACGGCCTGGTCGTCGACCCCACCGAAGAACGCCTGCGCGAGGAATTCGGCGACACCAAGATGCTGCACCTGCCGATGCAGAGCATCGTGCGCATCGAGGAAGTGGACAAGAAGGGCCAGTCCGCGATCCGCGACGCGGCCACCGGCGAAAAAGTGATCACCCCGTTTCCGATGCCGGGCAAACCGCGCTGA
- a CDS encoding rhomboid family intramembrane serine protease → MFVSIPSRDRTTLRWATPLLFAAMWLAFLWSISRPNQARATLWLDWGALSAGVASPRDWLATVQDGSVLRLFTALFLHADWSHLLGNLVFLLIFGLPAERVLGPWRFLLLFLGGGALSNLAAVFAIGTPDRVIIGASGAVSALIGTYLALFPRAKLGVVLPLGLFLEFVRAPASLLIGTWAALQVVFAYIGPAFGMVAWSAHLTGFTLGMAYGLYVRAAIARRLRKRKGF, encoded by the coding sequence ATGTTCGTCTCCATCCCCTCCCGCGACCGGACCACGCTGCGCTGGGCCACGCCATTGCTGTTCGCGGCGATGTGGCTGGCCTTCCTGTGGTCGATCAGCCGCCCCAACCAGGCCCGCGCCACGCTGTGGCTGGACTGGGGCGCGTTGTCGGCCGGCGTCGCCAGCCCGCGCGACTGGCTGGCGACGGTGCAGGACGGCAGCGTGCTGCGGCTGTTCACCGCGCTGTTCCTGCATGCGGACTGGTCGCACCTGCTCGGCAACCTGGTGTTCCTGCTGATCTTCGGCCTGCCCGCCGAGCGCGTGCTCGGGCCGTGGCGCTTCCTGCTGCTGTTCCTGGGCGGCGGCGCCCTCTCCAACCTGGCCGCGGTGTTCGCGATCGGCACTCCGGACCGGGTCATCATCGGCGCCAGCGGCGCGGTCTCGGCGCTGATCGGCACCTACCTGGCGCTGTTCCCGCGCGCCAAGCTCGGCGTGGTGCTGCCGCTGGGGCTGTTCCTGGAATTCGTGCGCGCGCCGGCCTCGCTGCTGATCGGCACCTGGGCGGCGCTGCAGGTGGTGTTCGCCTATATCGGCCCGGCCTTCGGCATGGTCGCCTGGTCCGCGCACCTGACCGGCTTCACCCTGGGCATGGCATACGGGCTGTACGTGCGCGCGGCGATCGCGCGGCGCCTGCGCAAGCGCAAGGGCTTCTGA
- a CDS encoding outer membrane protein transport protein yields MQNATQFVRFTALAVGIVGALTIGQAHGAAFQLKENSAKGLGRAFAGSGSAPGDASIIANNPAGMRQLDGKVFQADVSAIQFAAKYHGTGTYATGSAISGGNGGDAGTIAPVPAVYFHLPFGENNNMHFGTSLTVPYGFKTEYDRDWVGRYNGVKTELQAIDLNLAFSYDVNPYVSFGASVFAERLDIDLSNAIDLGSVLAARRVPGFAPGSADGYSRIKGNSTDIGYTLGGLFSIDENTHIGFSYRSKVEHKITDGSADFTTPANAATVLAVAAPGTFVDTKGRATVTLPASATASFTHTINEQWTVMADVSRTAWSKFDQVTVDFANNQPDSVLNFAYNDTTFVSIGADYRMSDTLTLRGGLAYDETPTSNEHRDVRVPDASRKWVSLGLSWRPSEQAEYSFGYTHLFTSDPSINSTTATGNTLIGSYDVSGNVLAASVNYKF; encoded by the coding sequence ATGCAAAACGCAACCCAGTTCGTCCGCTTCACCGCCCTGGCCGTCGGCATCGTCGGCGCCCTGACCATCGGTCAGGCGCACGGCGCCGCGTTCCAGCTCAAGGAAAACAGCGCCAAGGGCCTGGGCCGCGCCTTCGCAGGCTCCGGCAGCGCGCCCGGCGACGCCTCGATCATCGCCAACAACCCGGCCGGCATGCGCCAGCTCGACGGCAAGGTGTTCCAGGCCGACGTCAGCGCCATCCAGTTCGCGGCCAAGTACCATGGCACCGGCACCTACGCCACCGGCTCGGCGATCTCCGGCGGCAACGGCGGCGATGCCGGTACGATCGCGCCGGTCCCGGCGGTCTACTTCCACTTGCCGTTCGGCGAGAACAACAACATGCACTTCGGCACCTCGCTGACCGTGCCGTACGGCTTCAAGACCGAATACGACCGCGACTGGGTCGGCCGCTACAACGGCGTCAAGACCGAGCTGCAGGCGATCGACTTGAACCTGGCGTTCTCCTACGACGTGAACCCGTACGTGTCGTTCGGCGCGTCGGTGTTCGCCGAGCGCCTGGACATCGATCTGTCCAACGCCATCGATCTGGGCAGCGTCCTGGCTGCGCGCCGGGTGCCGGGCTTCGCCCCGGGCAGCGCCGACGGCTACTCGCGCATCAAGGGCAACAGCACCGATATCGGCTACACCCTGGGCGGCCTGTTCAGCATCGACGAGAACACCCACATCGGCTTCAGCTACCGGTCCAAGGTCGAGCACAAGATCACCGACGGCAGCGCCGACTTCACCACGCCGGCCAACGCCGCCACCGTGCTGGCCGTCGCTGCGCCGGGCACCTTCGTCGACACCAAGGGCCGCGCCACGGTCACGCTGCCGGCCAGCGCGACCGCCAGCTTCACCCACACCATCAACGAGCAGTGGACGGTGATGGCCGACGTCAGCCGCACCGCCTGGAGCAAGTTCGACCAGGTGACGGTGGACTTCGCCAACAACCAGCCCGACAGCGTGCTGAACTTCGCCTACAACGACACCACCTTCGTCTCGATCGGTGCCGACTACCGCATGAGCGACACGCTGACCCTGCGTGGCGGCCTGGCCTACGACGAAACCCCGACCAGCAACGAGCACCGCGACGTGCGCGTGCCCGACGCGAGCCGCAAGTGGGTCTCGCTGGGTCTGAGCTGGCGTCCGTCCGAGCAGGCCGAGTACAGCTTTGGCTATACCCACCTGTTCACCAGCGATCCGAGCATCAACTCGACCACCGCGACCGGCAACACCCTGATCGGCAGCTACGACGTCAGCGGCAACGTGCTGGCGGCGTCGGTCAACTACAAGTTCTGA
- a CDS encoding TonB-dependent receptor has translation MCNGKRSNGKILVEAILAVLGASAALTAVAGTVTGQVSVQGGKPAANARVGIAGTAYGAVTDANGHFAIADVPAGQYALESSYPGFSAAQTSFEVSDTGTTALTVALDEVKQLKNITVVANRYDASNLKMNAVNTVDVLSANDLQHTAVHNVAEALGLISGINITTTGSGYFGGVDGAARGEGMFASVRGLPSEYNVNLIDGVTVAQGMPYSRSVQLSLLPPSGLQTIVVNKTSTADMDGDAIGGTIDFRTPTAFDFKQTTSGSVTGSGRLESRARDYGGDGLGGGLAGEFQHKFGDEQQFGFYASAYYDYRTSTNSEVAAATSALNDGSWEFLHTDADGGNAAGYDPQHNLTSTGMNVGVVAGWERRYGGNASFDWQVDDSLSLYARATYAYAKTDQGTTFVQLLPQDVTYVPSATAGVYTPNIGRIASRFWYETNPEIADLATFQIGARKTSGGWTFMPNLFYSFGDNDRPNHVEIDGREDKFSQTNYAYSGSSLVRYGSGAFPYPQLTPALLAQVNNIPSLYASSYGELTKIYSGQKKGGAKFDVRYDFEDGALSALQFGVKYSKSSRNFSNRDWWTGGVADTSTLGDLGIFNGNYSAIFPGKYPWVTPKVSETAVSNVIYSHLRDDDLDSCGKAYYVNNWNCNTMRGTEAVAAAYAMATFSLGNLEIVPGVRFEHSSIHNTFWVTPSDADGNETVGYFDSNHTAYDEPLPSVFLTWRPDARTAYRASLWTSYTRPAFVQLGGGSNISISSNGVTTITQGNPDLKPIEATNLDLSGEWSTEHGGFFSVAGFYKRLRHYIYDAGSGQANPDTSGSGTVFYAMPTNGGDGRVYGLEVSARQRFQDLPEPLNGLGVSFNATRQHARADLGMDGFENEHMQSAPNAMANVELFYERERFSVNLSYHFSSSYLLGYDYLHQGATWDDLWARPTRRVDLHAGYHFDNGLSLDLSISNLTKEYSYWAHVGRSDLAVSDIVDAGMTTLLTAKYAF, from the coding sequence ATGTGCAATGGCAAGCGTTCGAACGGCAAGATCCTGGTTGAGGCGATCCTGGCGGTACTGGGGGCGAGCGCCGCATTGACGGCGGTGGCGGGGACGGTGACCGGTCAGGTCAGCGTGCAAGGCGGCAAACCCGCCGCGAACGCGCGGGTCGGCATCGCCGGGACCGCGTATGGCGCGGTGACCGATGCCAATGGGCATTTCGCCATCGCCGATGTGCCGGCGGGGCAATACGCGCTGGAATCGAGCTATCCGGGTTTCAGCGCGGCGCAGACCAGCTTCGAGGTGAGCGACACCGGCACCACCGCGCTCACCGTCGCGCTGGACGAGGTCAAGCAGCTGAAGAACATCACCGTCGTCGCCAACCGCTACGACGCCAGCAACCTGAAGATGAATGCCGTGAACACGGTGGACGTGCTGTCCGCCAACGACCTGCAGCACACCGCGGTGCACAACGTCGCCGAGGCGCTGGGGCTGATCTCGGGCATCAACATCACCACCACCGGCTCGGGCTATTTCGGCGGCGTGGACGGCGCGGCGCGCGGCGAGGGCATGTTCGCGTCGGTGCGCGGTTTGCCGTCGGAGTACAACGTCAACCTGATCGACGGCGTCACCGTCGCGCAGGGCATGCCGTATAGCCGCAGCGTGCAGCTCAGCCTGTTGCCGCCGTCGGGATTGCAGACCATCGTGGTCAACAAGACCTCCACCGCCGACATGGACGGCGATGCGATCGGCGGCACCATCGACTTCCGCACGCCCACCGCGTTCGATTTCAAGCAGACCACCAGCGGCAGCGTGACCGGCAGCGGCCGCCTGGAGAGCCGTGCGCGCGACTACGGCGGCGACGGCCTGGGCGGCGGCCTGGCCGGCGAGTTCCAGCACAAGTTCGGCGACGAACAGCAGTTCGGTTTCTACGCCAGCGCCTACTACGACTACCGCACTTCGACCAACAGCGAGGTCGCCGCGGCGACCAGCGCGCTCAACGACGGCTCGTGGGAATTCCTGCACACCGATGCCGACGGCGGCAACGCCGCCGGCTATGATCCGCAGCACAACCTGACCAGCACCGGCATGAACGTGGGCGTGGTCGCCGGCTGGGAACGCCGCTACGGCGGCAACGCCTCGTTCGACTGGCAGGTCGACGACAGCCTGTCGCTGTACGCGCGCGCCACCTACGCCTACGCCAAGACCGACCAGGGCACCACCTTCGTGCAACTGCTGCCGCAGGACGTGACCTATGTGCCGAGCGCGACCGCAGGCGTCTACACGCCCAACATCGGCCGCATCGCCTCGCGCTTCTGGTACGAGACCAATCCGGAAATCGCCGACCTGGCGACGTTCCAGATCGGCGCGCGCAAGACCTCCGGCGGCTGGACCTTCATGCCGAACCTGTTCTACAGCTTCGGCGACAACGACCGTCCCAACCATGTCGAGATCGACGGCCGCGAGGACAAGTTCTCGCAGACCAACTACGCCTACTCGGGCAGCTCGCTGGTGCGCTACGGCAGCGGCGCGTTCCCGTATCCGCAACTGACTCCGGCGCTGCTGGCGCAGGTCAACAATATCCCGTCGCTGTACGCCAGCAGCTACGGCGAACTGACCAAGATCTATTCCGGGCAGAAGAAGGGCGGCGCCAAGTTCGACGTGCGCTACGACTTCGAGGACGGCGCGCTGTCGGCGCTGCAGTTCGGGGTGAAGTACAGCAAGAGCTCGCGCAATTTCAGCAACCGCGACTGGTGGACCGGCGGCGTCGCCGACACCAGCACGCTGGGCGATCTGGGCATCTTCAACGGCAACTACAGTGCGATCTTTCCCGGCAAGTATCCCTGGGTCACGCCCAAGGTCAGCGAGACCGCGGTCAGCAACGTCATCTACAGCCATCTGCGCGACGACGACCTGGACAGCTGCGGCAAGGCGTATTACGTCAACAACTGGAACTGCAACACGATGCGCGGCACCGAGGCGGTCGCCGCGGCCTATGCCATGGCGACCTTCTCGCTCGGCAACCTGGAAATCGTGCCGGGCGTGCGCTTCGAGCACAGCAGCATCCACAACACGTTCTGGGTGACGCCGTCCGATGCCGACGGCAACGAAACAGTCGGCTATTTCGACAGCAACCACACCGCCTACGACGAACCGTTGCCGAGCGTGTTCCTGACCTGGCGCCCCGACGCCCGCACCGCCTACCGCGCCTCGCTGTGGACCAGCTATACCCGGCCTGCGTTCGTGCAGTTGGGCGGTGGCAGCAATATCAGCATTTCCTCCAACGGAGTGACCACGATCACCCAGGGCAACCCGGACCTGAAACCGATCGAAGCGACCAACCTGGACCTGTCCGGGGAATGGTCGACCGAACACGGCGGCTTCTTCTCGGTCGCCGGCTTCTACAAGCGCCTGCGCCACTACATCTACGATGCCGGCTCCGGCCAGGCCAATCCCGACACCAGCGGCAGCGGCACGGTGTTCTATGCGATGCCGACCAATGGCGGCGACGGCCGCGTCTACGGCCTGGAGGTCAGCGCACGCCAGCGCTTCCAGGATCTGCCCGAACCGCTGAACGGCCTGGGCGTGAGTTTCAACGCCACCCGCCAGCATGCGCGCGCCGACCTGGGCATGGACGGTTTCGAGAACGAGCACATGCAGTCGGCGCCCAATGCCATGGCCAACGTCGAGCTGTTCTACGAACGCGAGCGGTTCTCGGTGAACCTGAGCTACCACTTCAGCAGCTCGTACCTGCTCGGTTACGACTATCTGCACCAGGGCGCGACCTGGGACGACCTGTGGGCGCGCCCGACCCGGCGCGTGGACCTGCATGCCGGCTACCACTTCGACAACGGCCTGAGCCTGGACCTGTCGATCTCCAACCTGACCAAGGAGTACAGCTACTGGGCGCACGTGGGCCGCAGCGATCTGGCGGTCTCGGACATCGTCGATGCCGGCATGACCACGTTGCTGACCGCCAAGTACGCGTTCTAG
- a CDS encoding beta-galactosidase: MKRRHFCLLSVLAPLGMAAAPAGAVATAVAPEPDGRPHAFGFAQGQFVLDGQPWQIRSGEMHPLRIPREYWLQRIRMAKAMGLNTIALYLMWNALESEPGVFDLASDRRDFVAFIRLCAQEGMWVYLRPGPYVCAEWTLGGLPAYLLREPGMRLRDAGDARYMAAVRRYIAAVAPRIAPLLAAAGGPVLMLQIENEYSMFGADVGYLQALRALWQEHGIDGPFAVADGMKDLRRRKAYLPGAALGLDGADLADLEHGRAFAGDAPVWVAEGYPGWLTHWGEAGFARRDYLPTLRRLLAHGHSFNLYVVHGGSNFGLSAGANADDDGSNFQPALTSYDYGAPIDERGAATPAYWAMRDAIAASVPQRLPQPPAAPPRATFAPTLALPYASLWDNLPAAPVATVAPAGNELLFGQDQGLVLYRRRIGPGAQLRVDGVHDYAVVHVDGEEVGHVSRVRHRTLHSSAQLTLPPTQQAQRTLEILVDSFGHVNFGPALGDAKGLLGDVRLHGTPLQDWQASPIALGAAWIEALQPLRAPTSRPGLFFRAEIVVQTPGDAYLDMHEWDKGYVWVNGQLLGRYWRIGPQQCLYCPGPWLRPGRNEVLVFDLHRTRAAAIRCADALQGTRA; the protein is encoded by the coding sequence ATGAAACGTCGCCATTTTTGTTTGCTGAGTGTGCTGGCGCCGCTCGGGATGGCGGCCGCGCCAGCGGGTGCCGTCGCCACGGCCGTCGCGCCCGAACCGGATGGACGCCCGCATGCGTTCGGTTTCGCGCAAGGGCAGTTCGTGCTCGACGGCCAGCCGTGGCAGATCCGCAGCGGCGAGATGCATCCGCTGCGCATTCCGCGCGAATACTGGTTGCAGCGGATCCGCATGGCCAAGGCGATGGGCCTGAACACCATCGCGCTGTATCTGATGTGGAACGCGCTGGAATCGGAACCGGGCGTGTTCGACCTGGCCAGCGATCGCCGCGATTTCGTCGCCTTCATCCGCCTGTGCGCGCAGGAAGGCATGTGGGTCTATCTGCGGCCAGGTCCCTACGTCTGCGCCGAGTGGACGCTCGGCGGCCTGCCCGCCTATCTGTTGCGCGAACCCGGCATGCGCCTGCGCGACGCCGGCGATGCGCGTTACATGGCCGCAGTGCGCCGCTACATCGCGGCGGTGGCGCCGCGCATCGCGCCGTTGCTGGCGGCGGCCGGCGGGCCGGTGCTGATGCTGCAGATCGAAAACGAGTATTCGATGTTCGGCGCCGACGTCGGCTACCTGCAGGCGTTGCGCGCGCTGTGGCAGGAGCACGGCATCGACGGGCCGTTCGCGGTCGCCGACGGCATGAAGGACCTGCGCCGGCGCAAGGCGTACCTGCCCGGCGCGGCGCTGGGCCTGGACGGTGCCGACCTGGCCGATCTGGAGCACGGCCGCGCGTTCGCCGGCGACGCGCCAGTGTGGGTGGCCGAGGGCTATCCGGGCTGGTTGACGCACTGGGGCGAAGCGGGCTTCGCGCGGCGCGACTACCTGCCGACGCTGCGCCGGCTGCTCGCGCATGGCCATTCGTTCAATCTCTACGTGGTGCATGGCGGCAGCAACTTCGGCCTGAGCGCCGGCGCCAATGCCGACGACGACGGCTCCAACTTCCAGCCGGCGTTGACCAGCTACGACTACGGCGCGCCGATCGACGAGCGCGGCGCGGCGACGCCGGCGTACTGGGCGATGCGCGACGCGATCGCCGCGTCTGTGCCGCAGCGCTTGCCGCAGCCGCCGGCGGCACCGCCACGTGCGACCTTCGCGCCGACGCTGGCGCTGCCCTATGCGTCCTTGTGGGACAACCTGCCCGCGGCGCCGGTCGCGACCGTGGCGCCGGCCGGCAACGAGCTCCTGTTCGGCCAGGACCAGGGACTGGTGCTGTATCGCCGCCGCATCGGGCCCGGCGCGCAGCTGCGCGTGGACGGCGTGCACGACTACGCGGTGGTGCATGTCGACGGCGAGGAAGTGGGGCATGTGTCGCGGGTTCGGCACCGCACCTTGCATTCCTCGGCGCAGCTGACCCTGCCGCCGACGCAGCAAGCGCAGCGCACGCTGGAGATCCTGGTCGACAGCTTCGGCCATGTGAACTTCGGTCCGGCGCTGGGCGATGCCAAAGGGCTGCTCGGCGACGTGCGGCTGCACGGCACGCCGCTGCAGGACTGGCAGGCGTCTCCGATCGCACTGGGCGCCGCCTGGATCGAGGCGCTGCAGCCGCTGCGCGCGCCGACATCGCGGCCGGGACTGTTCTTCCGTGCGGAGATCGTGGTCCAGACGCCTGGCGACGCCTACCTGGACATGCACGAATGGGACAAGGGTTATGTGTGGGTCAACGGCCAGTTGCTCGGCCGCTACTGGCGCATCGGGCCGCAGCAATGCCTGTACTGCCCGGGACCGTGGCTGCGGCCGGGCCGCAACGAGGTGCTGGTGTTCGATCTGCATCGCACCCGCGCCGCCGCGATCCGCTGTGCGGACGCGTTGCAAGGAACGCGCGCGTGA